From Paenibacillus graminis, a single genomic window includes:
- the mutS gene encoding DNA mismatch repair protein MutS produces the protein MANYTPMIQQYLKVKEGAKDAFLFFRLGDFYEMFFEDAILASKELEITLTGREGGGEERIPMCGVPYHAAEGYIQRLIEKGYKVAICEQLDDPAVTKGMVRRDIVRVVTPGTVMDGKIISDKNNNYLVCVTEEDGMMALAACDLTTGELYVTSVLSGAEWLRDEIGIYEPAEIIGDAALLDMLRSEASLLAKPVVYTPWEKREEELARRQFGEAAWVRLEKERGLCLALLISYLSETQRRSLGQLSQISPYEPGNYMILDPFTRRNLELTETVRERSKKGSLLWLLDRTETSMGGRLLRRRIDKPLLQRAPIERRLEAVDYLYNQFIVREDLRGALKEIYDLERLVGRIAFGSANGRDMNALKLSLAQIPALKDMCIASGSATLREIGASMDECAELREDIDRAIVEEAPVSVRDGGIIRTGYHERLDELREASSSGKRWIAELEAKERQATGIKSLKIGYNKIFGYYIEITRSNLSSLPEGRYERKQTLANAERFVTPELKEKEALILEAQDKMTDLEYSLFIELRDRISAQIPRLQALAEKVAEIDVYQCLAAVSAEHRFVKPKLSEGYDLRLEGGRHPVVEAVLKDAAFIANGSTLSKEEGNILLITGPNMAGKSTYMRQVALICILAQIGCFVPAGSAEVPLIDRIFTRIGAADDLIGGQSTFMVEMADIQVMTEKATARSLIIIDELGRGTSTSEGMAIAQAVIEYVHDTIACKALVSTHFHELAHLEQSLRGLRNYSMAVQESGDKVNFLRKLVPGAADSSYGIYCARLAGLPEGIIDRAYGLLQSIEQAAPPGTLSLNYGSGYTEHTGQGIQENQALAVPPDSGEGPAAGGQAYASTRSGSVHSGGGSSDAALAAVRLETAVSLASSAAEEDHEVVQLSIFGEEEPRKNRKGGAAAPAAKENPLVKELISAVQSADLMNMTPLQAMGLLNELKMKAKEL, from the coding sequence ATGGCAAATTATACGCCGATGATACAGCAATATTTGAAAGTGAAGGAAGGAGCCAAAGACGCTTTCCTTTTTTTCCGTCTGGGCGATTTCTATGAAATGTTTTTTGAGGATGCGATTCTTGCGTCAAAGGAGCTTGAGATCACATTAACAGGCCGCGAGGGTGGAGGCGAAGAGCGCATTCCCATGTGTGGTGTGCCTTACCATGCCGCCGAGGGGTACATACAGCGCCTGATTGAAAAAGGCTACAAGGTCGCCATCTGCGAGCAGCTGGATGATCCGGCAGTAACGAAGGGGATGGTCCGGCGTGATATTGTCCGCGTAGTGACACCGGGCACGGTGATGGACGGCAAGATCATTTCCGATAAAAACAACAATTACCTTGTCTGTGTGACTGAAGAGGACGGGATGATGGCACTCGCTGCCTGTGATTTGACCACAGGTGAGCTGTATGTCACTTCTGTGCTCTCGGGTGCCGAATGGCTCAGGGATGAAATCGGCATTTATGAACCGGCCGAGATTATCGGGGATGCCGCGCTGCTGGATATGCTGCGGAGTGAAGCCTCGCTGCTTGCGAAGCCGGTTGTCTATACTCCGTGGGAGAAGCGCGAGGAAGAGCTGGCCCGCCGCCAGTTCGGTGAAGCCGCTTGGGTGCGTCTGGAGAAAGAGCGCGGCCTTTGCCTCGCACTGCTGATCTCCTATCTGAGCGAAACCCAGCGGCGCTCCCTGGGCCAGCTGAGCCAGATTTCGCCGTATGAACCGGGGAATTATATGATTCTGGACCCGTTCACCCGGCGCAATCTGGAGCTGACCGAAACCGTGCGCGAGCGTTCCAAAAAAGGCTCGCTGCTCTGGCTGCTTGACCGTACCGAAACGTCGATGGGCGGCCGTCTGCTGCGCCGCAGAATTGACAAGCCGCTCCTGCAGCGTGCGCCGATTGAACGGAGGCTGGAGGCGGTCGATTATTTGTACAACCAGTTTATCGTGCGGGAGGATCTGCGCGGAGCGCTCAAAGAGATCTACGATCTGGAGCGGCTGGTTGGACGGATCGCCTTTGGCAGCGCCAACGGCCGTGACATGAATGCCCTGAAGCTGTCGCTCGCCCAAATTCCGGCGCTGAAGGACATGTGTATCGCATCCGGCTCGGCGACGCTGCGGGAGATTGGCGCCAGCATGGATGAATGTGCCGAGCTGCGCGAGGATATCGACCGGGCGATTGTTGAAGAAGCTCCGGTATCGGTTCGGGATGGCGGAATTATCCGTACAGGCTACCATGAACGTCTGGATGAGCTGAGGGAAGCCAGCAGCAGCGGCAAACGCTGGATTGCCGAGCTGGAGGCCAAGGAGCGCCAGGCCACGGGGATCAAGTCCCTGAAGATCGGCTATAACAAAATCTTCGGTTATTATATTGAAATCACCCGTTCCAACCTGTCTTCCCTGCCGGAAGGAAGATATGAGCGCAAGCAGACGCTGGCGAACGCCGAGCGTTTCGTTACACCGGAGCTGAAAGAGAAGGAAGCCTTGATCCTGGAAGCACAGGACAAAATGACCGATTTGGAATACAGCCTCTTTATCGAGCTGCGTGACCGGATCAGTGCGCAGATTCCCCGTCTTCAGGCATTAGCCGAAAAGGTGGCCGAGATCGATGTGTACCAGTGCCTGGCGGCGGTCAGCGCCGAGCACCGGTTTGTGAAGCCTAAGCTGTCTGAAGGCTATGATCTGCGGCTGGAAGGCGGACGGCATCCGGTTGTGGAGGCGGTGCTGAAGGATGCGGCATTTATTGCCAACGGCAGCACGCTCAGCAAGGAAGAAGGCAATATTCTCCTGATCACCGGCCCGAACATGGCAGGAAAAAGCACTTATATGCGCCAGGTTGCCCTCATCTGCATCCTGGCCCAGATTGGCTGCTTTGTTCCGGCAGGCAGTGCGGAGGTTCCGCTGATTGACCGCATCTTTACGCGGATCGGAGCAGCGGATGATCTGATCGGCGGCCAGAGCACCTTTATGGTGGAGATGGCGGATATCCAGGTCATGACCGAAAAAGCAACGGCGCGCAGCCTGATCATCATCGACGAACTGGGCCGGGGCACTTCAACAAGCGAAGGGATGGCGATTGCCCAGGCGGTGATCGAATATGTGCATGACACCATCGCCTGCAAGGCTTTGGTCTCGACACATTTTCATGAGCTGGCCCACCTGGAGCAGAGTCTCCGGGGATTGCGCAACTACTCGATGGCTGTACAGGAAAGCGGCGACAAAGTCAACTTCCTGCGCAAGCTCGTGCCGGGAGCGGCTGACAGCAGCTACGGGATTTATTGCGCCCGGCTGGCAGGCCTTCCCGAAGGCATTATTGACCGGGCGTATGGACTGCTTCAGAGTATTGAGCAGGCTGCCCCTCCGGGAACGCTTTCGCTCAATTATGGTTCAGGCTATACTGAACATACCGGGCAGGGTATTCAAGAGAATCAGGCATTGGCTGTGCCGCCGGATTCCGGAGAAGGCCCGGCAGCCGGGGGCCAAGCCTATGCCTCCACGCGCAGCGGTTCAGTACATTCAGGCGGCGGTTCGTCCGATGCTGCCTTGGCGGCTGTCCGGTTAGAAACGGCCGTTTCGCTTGCCTCTTCCGCAGCGGAGGAGGACCATGAGGTTGTCCAGCTCTCTATTTTTGGGGAGGAAGAACCGCGCAAGAACCGCAAGGGCGGGGCAGCCGCTCCGGCGGCCAAGGAGAATCCGCTGGTTAAAGAGCTCATCTCCGCCGTGCAAAGCGCAGACCTCATGAACATGACGCCGCTGCAGGCGATGGGCTTGCTGAACGAGTTGAAGATGAAGGCCAAGGAGCTTTAA
- a CDS encoding GNAT family N-acetyltransferase, with protein MSAMAVATQPAYRGQGLASQRVARLSADMLHEGRTPCLFYNDPQAALIYRKLGYQDIGFWTMLYV; from the coding sequence ATGTCAGCTATGGCCGTAGCCACACAACCCGCATACAGAGGGCAGGGATTGGCCAGCCAACGGGTTGCCCGCTTAAGTGCCGATATGCTGCATGAAGGCAGAACTCCCTGCCTGTTCTACAACGATCCGCAGGCCGCTCTGATCTACCGCAAGCTTGGATATCAGGATATCGGGTTCTGGACGATGCTGTATGTATGA
- a CDS encoding putative amidoligase domain-containing protein, whose translation MNEGLPTYLLLSAAQREERLRRNGLVTLLVPAEGSGPGKDTAGESVSAHSYKQYYRVRVFNLEVLEIQPLGTGAAMKPAALPPVIHAGVMRWNGADEGNGSADIALHGQEWMPGLQGEGGTGVRHSRSEVPASPGRQRGAAGKMRDTAVRALYTLGLDSGEVLLKSLGGRRYRVDKVTPLRAGSGGVLPEPYRAASLALARSLALEQPGRPGLLMGMDPEFLLLRASTGRAVPASRYLPMDGVAGCDAGPPGTHGAFPVAELRPAPRGEPRALLAQLMSAARMADRLIPDRSLYWRAGGMPLPGWALGGHLHFSGVTLCAPLLRALDNYLALPLLLLEDDCAAARRPRYGGLGDFRLQPHGGFEYRTLPSFLVSPVIAKGVVFLAHLIVSRYEDLTLRPLDREDLHAAYYSGDKPPLRAALPPLAAQLRALPGYAQAARYIEPLFSCIAAEQTWDESRDIRGLWCGKWRSSGRELA comes from the coding sequence ATGAATGAGGGGCTTCCTACATACTTGCTATTGTCCGCTGCCCAGCGGGAAGAGAGGCTGAGGCGCAACGGATTGGTAACCTTGCTGGTGCCGGCAGAAGGTTCGGGACCGGGGAAGGATACTGCCGGAGAGTCTGTGTCGGCCCATTCGTACAAGCAGTATTACCGGGTCCGTGTATTTAACCTGGAGGTGCTGGAAATCCAGCCGCTTGGAACGGGGGCAGCGATGAAGCCGGCCGCTCTGCCTCCTGTCATCCATGCGGGTGTGATGCGGTGGAATGGAGCGGATGAGGGAAATGGCTCGGCGGATATCGCCTTGCACGGTCAAGAGTGGATGCCCGGCCTCCAGGGCGAAGGGGGAACCGGAGTGCGGCATAGCCGATCCGAAGTCCCGGCATCTCCCGGCCGCCAGCGCGGCGCGGCGGGAAAAATGCGGGATACCGCGGTGCGGGCGCTGTATACGCTCGGCCTCGACAGCGGAGAGGTGCTGCTGAAGTCCCTGGGCGGCCGCCGCTACAGGGTCGACAAGGTTACTCCGCTTCGGGCAGGCTCCGGCGGGGTGCTGCCGGAGCCATACCGCGCGGCCTCGCTGGCGCTGGCCCGCTCCCTGGCTCTGGAGCAGCCCGGCCGTCCGGGGCTGCTGATGGGCATGGACCCGGAGTTCCTCCTGCTCCGGGCCTCCACAGGCCGCGCCGTGCCGGCGTCGCGGTACCTGCCCATGGACGGCGTCGCCGGCTGCGACGCCGGGCCTCCGGGAACGCACGGCGCGTTCCCGGTCGCCGAGCTGCGCCCTGCGCCGCGCGGGGAACCGCGCGCGCTGCTGGCGCAGCTGATGTCCGCCGCGCGCATGGCGGACCGGCTCATCCCCGACCGCTCGCTGTACTGGCGGGCGGGAGGTATGCCGCTGCCGGGCTGGGCCCTCGGCGGCCATCTGCACTTCAGCGGCGTGACGCTGTGCGCGCCGCTTCTGCGCGCGCTCGACAACTATCTCGCGCTGCCGCTGCTGCTGCTGGAGGACGACTGTGCGGCGGCACGGCGTCCGAGGTACGGGGGGCTCGGCGATTTCCGGCTTCAGCCGCATGGCGGCTTTGAATACCGGACCCTGCCGAGCTTCCTGGTGTCCCCGGTCATCGCCAAAGGAGTGGTCTTCCTGGCTCACCTGATTGTGAGCCGTTATGAAGACCTCACGCTGCGCCCGCTCGACCGGGAAGACCTGCATGCCGCCTACTATAGCGGCGACAAACCGCCGCTGCGCGCCGCGCTGCCTCCGCTTGCGGCGCAGCTGCGCGCGCTGCCTGGCTATGCGCAGGCGGCGCGTTATATAGAACCGCTGTTCAGCTGTATTGCCGCGGAACAGACCTGGGATGAGTCCCGCGACATCCGCGGGCTGTGGTGCGGCAAATGGCGATCGAGTGGGCGGGAATTGGCATAG